GGGCGCGTCTGCGCTGGAGGCTGCAAGAGCCTCTTCATAGTCGAGTGCACCGGATAGCAGAGCGTTGCCGGATTCATCCGCGACCTGAAGGAGCAGGGCCGGAGTTTGACGAAGCTCGCCAAGGATCGCACCCAGAACAGGCGCAAAACGCGCGTGATAGATGATCGCGCGCGCCGAAGCATCGTCGAGCAGATAGGAGAGTTCGGCCTCGACATAGCGGTAGTTGACGTTGAACGATGCAGCGCGTGCTGTCGCTGCGCCGATCATACCCTCCAGATATTCATTGCCGTTGTGGAGATAGAGCGCAACATGGTCCTGCCCCGACTCCCAAGGCTGGAGGTCGGCGCGGGGGCGGTGGATCGTGACACCGTGCGCCAGCAACAGGTTTGCGAGGCGGTTGCTTCGGTCCGCGATGTCCGCGTAGCTGAGCCGCCGGTCGCGGAAGATGACGCAATCGCGTTCGGGTATTTCTGCGGCGATGGCGGCAAATAATTCAGCGAAATTGTAGCGCATCAGGCCTCTCCCGCGGGTCAGACGCAGCGGACGTCGACGAGCGCCTGACGGCGTTCTTCGCGTACGACGCGAAGCGCTTCCGCCAGCGCGGCCCTGAGTTCGCTGCGCTTGTGAACGGTGACGCCATGGCCCCCCGATGCTGTGCAATAGGCCGCGAATTCAGGCGAAGGCGAAAGGTTCGAGAAGCGATCTTCGGTGTTGGCGCGACCGTCCGGGTAGACGAGTTGCGTCGCCATATCGACCGCCCACCAGTTGCAATTGTTGGCGAGGATCGTGAGTATCGGCAGGTCGTGCTTGGCCGCTGCATGGTGGCACGCCGCCGGGTTGGCGAACATATAGGCGCCGTCGCCGAGCGTCGCGATCACGGTGCGATCCGGCGCAGCGTATTTGGCGCCGAGCGCGGCGGGGAGGCCCCAGCCGAGGCCGCCCGATGCAGGCAGGAAATAATAGGTGCCGGCTTTGGTCCGGTTCAGCAGGCACGGCGTCGCGACATATTCGTTGAAGACGATATCGTCCTCGCCGAGCAATTCGCCGAGCATCGCGGAAATGGTGTTCTTGGTGATTGGCGCGTCGGAATCAGACGCGGCCTCCTGCTTCCGCAGCGCGGCGATCGAGTCGTGATGCACCGAAGCGGCGGTGCGGATTTTCTCCGCCCTGGCCGGGTTGATGCTACCGGCGCGCTTGCCTAGTGCGATCGTCAACTGCTTCAGGAAGGCGGTCGGGGTCGCTGCGATGTTCAGGTCCGCACGATGTGAACGGATCGGATAGTCCGAATAAAGGGGATCGACGCCGACTTGCGCGATGAAGCAGTCGGGCCGCGGTGATCCGTGCGCGTCCATCCATGGAACATCCGATTCCAGGAAAACGATAAGATCGGCTTTCTTGAGCACGCCAAGGGTGTCGGGGCCGAGGCGATTCGGATGGTTGGCCGCGATGTTCAGGTAGCGGTGCCATGGGTCGGCGACGCCGACCGCAAACTGTTCGGCGCAGGAGGTCAGTAGGGCGACCGATTCGGGCTCGATGCCCGAAGCGGTGGCGACGATGACCGGGAAATCGGCCGCAACGATCCGGTCGGCGAGCTGATCGATGGCATCGGGGTCGGGGTAGACGGCTGAAGGGACTGGCGTACGGAGGCGCTCGCCAGCCGGGCTTTCGTCTGCTTCGGCCAGCACTTCGCGCGGCAATGCGAGATATACAGGACCGCGGGGATGGGCGGTGGCAAGGCTCAGTGCACGATCGACGACAGCGTCGACCTGCCGCGAATCGCGCAGCTCATAGTCCCATTTCACAAACTCGCGGACTAAGCTCGCTTGATCGAACATCTCCTGCGACCAGTGGATTGGCAGGTCGCGGGCGCCGGTGACGCCGCTCTCAAGAATGGGTGAGCGTCCTGCGGTGATGAGCAACGGTATCCGGTCGCGTGCTGCGTTGGCGACAGCACAGGCAACGTTTGCAGTGCCGACATTGACGTGCAGCATCACCGCCTGAGGCTTGCCTGATACAAGCGCCGCACCATGCGCCATGCCTCCGGCAAGGTTCTCGTGCGCGCAGAGCACCGGCTTGGGCAGTTCCGGTCCCCCTTCTTTGGTGTTGGCGGCATAAGCCTCGACGATCGGCGCGAAATCGGTCCCCGCATTGGCAAAGATCGAATCGACCCCGTGCTCGGCGAGTGCGGTCAAATAGCGGGTGGCGGCGGTATGGGACATGTGATCCTCTCTCCAGCGGAATTTTCTTGCCAAGCCTATAGATGGAACGATCTAATAATGCTAGTACAGAAAACGGCATCGGTTTCGAAGAGAGCCCGCCAGTCGAGTTTTATCCCTTCCTCTGACCGGAAGGATCAACTTGAAATCAGTGGGTTAACAAGAGGCTGGTGCAAAGGTTGTTCAATCTTGGGAGATGAAATTATGTCTGTTGCTGGCAAATATGATACGACGGTGAAGAGCCCGATGGGCGACCAGAAGGGTGTTTTTACCGTCGTTCCGGCCGAGGGCGGAGCGTTCAACGGAACAGTCGTTGATGGGATGGGCACGATGGAGGTGGTCGATGGACGGGTCGATGGCAATATGTTGACCTGGAAGATGAGTACCAAGGTTCCTATGCCACTCGATTTCGATTGCGAAGCGACGATCGATGGCGACAACTTGTCCGGCAAGGTCAATGCTGGAGCCTTTGGCGAAATGGCGCTGAGCGGCACCCGTCAGAATTGATGCTCTGAACAGGCCGCTGGAGCCCATTTGGCGGCCTGACTTTCCATACGATCGAATCTGTGCGTCTTCCGGAGCGGGATTCGTGATTGCCGACTCTATCGAAAAGTTGACCCGATGACCTCTGACCTTGCGCTGAAACATCTGACCGTGTCACTTGATGCCGATGGCGTTGCGACGGTGCTGCTCAATCGGCCACCGGCAAATGCCATCGACCGCGATATGTACATTGAGATTGCTGGGCTGTTCGCCGAACCCGACCGGATAGGTGACGTGAAGTCGATCGTGCTTGGCGCGGAAGGCCGCTTCTTCTGCGCCGGCAATGATCTTGATGAATTTGCGACGATGACGCCGGACAATGGCACTGAGCGGATGTGGCGCGTGCGCGAGGCCTTTTTCGCAATCCAGAACTGTACCGTGCCGGTGATCGGCGCGGTGCACGGTGCAGCGCTCGGATCCGGGCTCGCAATCGCAGCGTCGTGCGATTTTGTGCTCGCTAGCCCCGATGCGAAATTCGGGCTCCCCGAATTGACCGTGGGTGTGATGGGCGGTGCGGCGCATCTCGCGCGGCTCGCCGCGCAGCCGGTGGTCCGGCGCATGTATTTCACCGGCGAAGCGATCGAGGCGCGGCAGCTTGTGGCATGGGGTGCCGCAATCTTCCTACACGAGGGTGAGGGACTTATCGAGGAGGCGCAACGGCTAGCCCGCCGTGCGGCATCCTTCAGTCCGACCGCGGTGCGGCTCGCCAAGCAAATTCTCGGCCGCATCGAAACGATGGATTTGCAGCCTGCCTATGCGTTCGAACAGGGCTATACCGTTAAGATGAGCGGTCATCCGGATTCCAAGGAGGCGCTGCGCGCCTTCGCCGAAAAGCGGGCGGCGAATTACGCGCCGCGCAATCCACAATGGACTATTGAGGTCTGAAAGTAAAAATCGATATGGTCTTGCCCGAAACCTTCATCCGGACCGTCGGCAAGGCCACATTCGATCGCCAGAACATGCGGGTCGCGCGCATGGGACTTATGGCCGAGTGCAGTGGCGTGGTTCACCGACGTCATCGAACGCATCGGCAACCACCCGATCAATCGGATCGATAACTTTTACCCTGGAGATGGCAGGCATCAAGGCTGACCAACGATCTGGAGAAGGCTGCGTGAGCAACGGCACTGTCGTGCGGATGAAGAGTATGCTGGACGATGTCACGCCGGCCGTCAGTCGGACGCTGGAGGTCCCGCTCAATATCCGGCTCGACCGTTTGCACACCGTCTTCCAGACCGGCTTTGGCATCCCCGATCCCGAATATGGCTTCGATGGGCCGCTCGACGCCCGTAAGGCCACCCTCGCTCACGTCCTGGCGGATTGAGGCGCAAGACCTTCCAATATCTCTATGACTTTGGCGACGCCTGGGAATATAGCGTCAAGATCGAGCGCGTCAGCCCAACCAGCCTGCACCTGACATATCCGCTCATCCTCGATGCAGTAGGCATGGGGCCGCCAGAAGACTGTGGCGGCCCATGAGGCTATGCCGAAAAGCTGGAAGCGCTCGCAAAAAATGGGCGCCGCGGACAAACCGGTAAGCCTGAAAGGCCACGTCAACGCCACCTTCCGTCGGTGCTTACGAAATGATAAAAATGCTTGTCGGTCATTCGCATTGACGATCCCGATCAACGGGTCGTCACCATCGGAGAGAGGATGATGCCGGAATTCGATTGATGCAGCTTTTGCACAGCGCCGGGATGGTGGGCGAACCGTCTGATGCTGCCATTTCCTTGCCCGGATCGGTAATCTTGACGAGGCTTTCCGATGATGTGCTTGGATCGGTGTCATTGTTCGGTACGCGATTAAACATTCAACTTGGGCAACCATGGAGGGACGGGATTGCGAGTTGCCTGGCAAGACAGGCACTCTTTGTTTTCAGGGATTTGTGGAGGGGCGGGACAGGGCTATGTGAGCCTGTATCGGAAGCTGCAAAGGCTCTGGTTGCCCACATCGCTCTCGAAGAAGGCACCTGAATGGCCTGCGCCCGATGCTAGTAGACGTTCGATCTATAAATATATTGACGCGCGATCGTTATGTGTTTAGATCGTTCTGTCCAATGCAAGGGCGCATCGCTTCACAGCATTGAGGTGTCTCTGAATGTGCAGTGTGCGGGCGAAAAATAAGGCCGCCGCTTGCGGGGAAGTATGAATAAGCCACGCGACCGGGAGCCGGCGACGATGGTGAAATTATCGGAGAGGGAAGATGATCCAATTTGGCAGGACGGAAGTAGTCCGTAGCTTGGTTGCAGGTGTTGCTCTTGCTGCTATGGTACAGGGCGCAGCGCATGCGCAGGAGGCCGCCTCCGCGGTGGACACGGCAGATGCGCAAGCGTCAATGCCCAGTCTCGGCGACATTATCGTGACTGCGCAGAAGCGCGCAGAGAATGTCCAGAAGACGCCGATCGCAATAACGGCGATTTCAGCGGACCGAATTGCTCAAGCCAATCTCGACAGGCCAGACAAGCTCGGCTTCTCGGTGCCGTCGATGACCAACGCCGAAAGTTCAGGCTTCTCTTTTCTCACCCTGCGCGGCGTGGGCAACAGCACGGCGGGTCTGTCAGAGGCGACGGTGGCGACCTATCAGGACGGCGTCTATACCGGGATGCAGATCACGCAGAGGGTGCCCACCTTCGATCTGGAACGCGTCGAGATTTTGCGCGGGCCTCAGGGCACGCTCTATGGTCGGAATACGACTGGCGGCGTGGTCAATTACATTACCAAGACTCCGAGCTTCGAATTTGGCGCGGTGGGGGACGTCTCCTACGGCAATTTTGACGCCATCGAGACCAATGTCGGTCTGACCGGTCCGCTCGTTGAAGACAAGATTGCTGCCAAGGCCTCGTTCAACTACAGCAAGCATGACGGTTATTATCCGAATGTCGTGATCGGGGGACGGGATTATGCGGAACGTCAGATCGGCGGCAGGCTGGCGGTGCTCCTGCGGCCGACCGAAAACCTGTCGATCACGGTCCGGGGCGATGCGACCAAGAACAGGTCGACCAATTCCTATGTCTCGCTCGGCACGACATCGCTGGATGGCCTGACCGATCTTGCCCATCCTCTGGGCATCTTCTCGCAGCCTGCGGCCTTTTTTGAAGCGAATCCGGGAATATTGTCGCCCGCAGACATCGCCAAGCTGAACGGCGGCAGCATTGCGAGCTATTATAATCTGATGCAACCCGGCGAGCCGGCGCCGGATCCGCTGAAGACCGGGAAGACTGCGAACCGTCTGCCTAATCTATACAAGACCAAGGCGTCCGGGGCGAGCATCACCGTCGATTGGGATCTCGGTGATGTGAACGTGAAATCGATCTCCGCTTATCGCTATGGCGACCTTTATGCGGAAAGCGACATTACCGGGCAACCTGTTCCGCTTACGCCGACGCCCAGGCCGCTTGCGATTACGGAAAAGCAATATACCCAGGAATTCAACTTTTCGGGCAAGTCCTTCGATAATAGGCTCGACTGGCTTGTGGGAGCCTTTTATTATCGCGACGATGGCGACTATCGGGGCCAATATTATCTGGACGGCTTGGGTCAGCTGATACAGGCGGGCGCTTTTACCGCCAATATGTCGGGGTCGCCCTATCAATTGGCTCTGAATTTCCCCCAAGGGCCTCTGCCGTCAATTAACAGCCTTGCCGGCGGCCGCACCAGCATATGGCAGACGGCGCTCTCGGATGGCCCCGCCTATCCGGGCGACCCGGCTGGCAATGTGACCGCGGGCGTGACAATCCCCCAAACGCCGTATCAGAGCTTTCGGCAGACCCAGCGGAGCCAGTCATACGCCGCATTCGCCCAGCTTACCTATCATCTGACCGACAAGCTGCGCCTGACCGGTGGTTTCCGCTACACGATCGATAAGAAGGAAACGCACCGCATCATTCACAGCAACTTCCTGTGGGCCTTGGCTGCTGCCCGGATGCCGGATGCCAGTGATGATTCCATCGCGACGGCGGCCGGCCTGTGCGATACGAGGAGCAAAAGAACCTGGAAGAAGCCTACCGGCACGATCGGTATCGACTATGATCTTGCGCCGCGCGTGCTCACCTACGCCAAGGTGGCCCGGGGTTACAAGGCGGGCGGCATGAACAATTCGGAATGCAACAACATCTACGACCCGGAAACCCTGACCGATTACGAGGGTGGGGTGAAGGCGGTGCTGGCCGATGGTCAGGTGCTGACGAACCTTTCCTTCTATTATTATGATTACAAGAACATCCAGTTCCTCACCTTTTCGAATGTGAGCACGCTGATCAAAAATGCCGGTTCGGCCAAGACCTTCGGCGTCGAGCTTGAATATGCATTCCGTCCGAAATTCGCGCCGGGCTGGCAACTGGACGGTGCAGCTTCGTTCCAGGAATCGAAATATGGCCAGGGTTGCTTCGGCGATCCCGCGAACACCAACAATGCAGGTTTCCTGTCTACGCCCAAGCAGGCCTGCCCGGCGACGGTGCTCAACCCCAATACGGGACAGATGGTGCCGATCGGCGCTTCCGCCAATATCAAGGGCAACGATATGATCCGTGCGCCCCGCTGGAAGTTCAATGCCGGCCTGCAATATTCCAGGGACGTCAACGACTTCGGCAATGTGATGGCACGTTTCGATGCCGCCTGGACGGATAAATTCTACAATACGATCTTCATGGACAAAGCTGTGGGTTATGCGGATACGGTGCAGCATAGCTACTGGAACCTGAGAGCTTTGGTGGCCTGGACCTCGCCCGACAAGCGTTTTGGGTTAGAGGTATATGGCGATAACCTCACCAACAAACTCTATGCGGTCGACCGGCAGCTCGTGAACCTGCCGCCCACCATGATCAACGTGGGTGGGTTGTTGGGTTCCCCACGCACCTACGGCGTCAGGTTCAGGGCGAAACTCGGACCGGCCTATTAAGGCGGATTGCGCACGGGCAGAGATATGAAGGCGCCAGCCATTCTGGGTGCGCCCAAGGCGCCTTCACATCCCGTCGCACATTGACGACCAACTGCCGACATAAAGCATCAGGAAAGGGGAGAGGCATCCATGTCTGGCACCATCCTTCGTCCACCGTTCGATCCGCAGCTTGATCCCATCCTCGTCGCGGTGGGCGAGCAGATGCCCTTGTCGATGACGGCCGAGATGATCCCGATGATGCGCCAGGGAACGCCGATCGACATTGATGATGAAACATTGGCGGCCGCGGGCGTCACGCGCCGGGATATCACTGTCAGAGGCTTTGAGAATGCCGAAATCGGCGTCTCTGTTCTGTCCCGAACGGATCATGCGGACCCAGGCCCCGGGATCTTTTACACACATGGGGGCGGCATGGTCGCCGGTGATCGCCTGGCGG
This window of the Sphingobium sp. EM0848 genome carries:
- a CDS encoding plasmid pRiA4b ORF-3 family protein is translated as MSNGTVVRMKSMLDDVTPAVSRTLEVPLNIRLDRLHTVFQTGFGIPDPEYGFDGPLDARKATLAHVLAD
- a CDS encoding thiamine pyrophosphate-requiring protein gives rise to the protein MSHTAATRYLTALAEHGVDSIFANAGTDFAPIVEAYAANTKEGGPELPKPVLCAHENLAGGMAHGAALVSGKPQAVMLHVNVGTANVACAVANAARDRIPLLITAGRSPILESGVTGARDLPIHWSQEMFDQASLVREFVKWDYELRDSRQVDAVVDRALSLATAHPRGPVYLALPREVLAEADESPAGERLRTPVPSAVYPDPDAIDQLADRIVAADFPVIVATASGIEPESVALLTSCAEQFAVGVADPWHRYLNIAANHPNRLGPDTLGVLKKADLIVFLESDVPWMDAHGSPRPDCFIAQVGVDPLYSDYPIRSHRADLNIAATPTAFLKQLTIALGKRAGSINPARAEKIRTAASVHHDSIAALRKQEAASDSDAPITKNTISAMLGELLGEDDIVFNEYVATPCLLNRTKAGTYYFLPASGGLGWGLPAALGAKYAAPDRTVIATLGDGAYMFANPAACHHAAAKHDLPILTILANNCNWWAVDMATQLVYPDGRANTEDRFSNLSPSPEFAAYCTASGGHGVTVHKRSELRAALAEALRVVREERRQALVDVRCV
- a CDS encoding plasmid pRiA4b ORF-3 family protein — its product is MRRKTFQYLYDFGDAWEYSVKIERVSPTSLHLTYPLILDAVGMGPPEDCGGP
- a CDS encoding enoyl-CoA hydratase-related protein, with the translated sequence MSLDADGVATVLLNRPPANAIDRDMYIEIAGLFAEPDRIGDVKSIVLGAEGRFFCAGNDLDEFATMTPDNGTERMWRVREAFFAIQNCTVPVIGAVHGAALGSGLAIAASCDFVLASPDAKFGLPELTVGVMGGAAHLARLAAQPVVRRMYFTGEAIEARQLVAWGAAIFLHEGEGLIEEAQRLARRAASFSPTAVRLAKQILGRIETMDLQPAYAFEQGYTVKMSGHPDSKEALRAFAEKRAANYAPRNPQWTIEV
- a CDS encoding TonB-dependent receptor, which gives rise to MPSLGDIIVTAQKRAENVQKTPIAITAISADRIAQANLDRPDKLGFSVPSMTNAESSGFSFLTLRGVGNSTAGLSEATVATYQDGVYTGMQITQRVPTFDLERVEILRGPQGTLYGRNTTGGVVNYITKTPSFEFGAVGDVSYGNFDAIETNVGLTGPLVEDKIAAKASFNYSKHDGYYPNVVIGGRDYAERQIGGRLAVLLRPTENLSITVRGDATKNRSTNSYVSLGTTSLDGLTDLAHPLGIFSQPAAFFEANPGILSPADIAKLNGGSIASYYNLMQPGEPAPDPLKTGKTANRLPNLYKTKASGASITVDWDLGDVNVKSISAYRYGDLYAESDITGQPVPLTPTPRPLAITEKQYTQEFNFSGKSFDNRLDWLVGAFYYRDDGDYRGQYYLDGLGQLIQAGAFTANMSGSPYQLALNFPQGPLPSINSLAGGRTSIWQTALSDGPAYPGDPAGNVTAGVTIPQTPYQSFRQTQRSQSYAAFAQLTYHLTDKLRLTGGFRYTIDKKETHRIIHSNFLWALAAARMPDASDDSIATAAGLCDTRSKRTWKKPTGTIGIDYDLAPRVLTYAKVARGYKAGGMNNSECNNIYDPETLTDYEGGVKAVLADGQVLTNLSFYYYDYKNIQFLTFSNVSTLIKNAGSAKTFGVELEYAFRPKFAPGWQLDGAASFQESKYGQGCFGDPANTNNAGFLSTPKQACPATVLNPNTGQMVPIGASANIKGNDMIRAPRWKFNAGLQYSRDVNDFGNVMARFDAAWTDKFYNTIFMDKAVGYADTVQHSYWNLRALVAWTSPDKRFGLEVYGDNLTNKLYAVDRQLVNLPPTMINVGGLLGSPRTYGVRFRAKLGPAY